The genomic DNA CTCGGTCCGGCCCAGGAGAAGCATTTCGGTCCGGAATAGCCCGACGCCTTCGGCGCCGAGGCCCCAGGCGCTTGCGAGCTCCTCCGGGTGTCCGATATTCGCCGCGATCTCCACGCGGTGGCCGTCGATGGTCCGGCCCGGCAACTTGGCCAACTCGCGGCGGCGAGCCGAGGAGTCCGCCTCAGCGGCGGCTTCGCGGTCGAAGTATCGCATGGCGGCGGTATCGGGGGACGGGACGACCAGGCCTCGGTTCCCGTCCACGACGACCTCTTCGCCGGTTCGGATCAGGCGCGCCAATCCGGGGCAACCGGCCACGGCCGGAACGCCTCGGGCCCGGGCCATGATCAGGGTGTGGGACGTGCTTCCGGCGTTTTCGAGCACCAGGCCCAGGAGCCGGTCTCGGTCAATGCCCAGGAATTGCGAGGGGGCGAGATCGTCGGCGACGAGGACGGCCGGCCCGGACAGACGGATCGAATCCGAGGCCGGGGCGTGGGCGTCAAGGCGGCCGACCAGAACCGCCGTGACATCCGCGATATCGGCCATTCGCTCCCGCAGATAACGGCTTCGTCCGGCGCCCAGGCGCTCCCGGAAGGTCCGCCCGGCCGCGGTTGCAGCCGACGGAGCATCCCAATGATCCACGGCGATCAGCCGTTCTGCCTCCGCGGCGAAGGCGCGGTCTTTGAGGATCGCCAGGTGGGCGTTCAGCACGGCTTTGGCGGTGGCGTCCGGTTCGGCATCCCGGCGCTGGCCCATCGCCTCCGCCGAAGCCCTGACCGCGGCGCGATAGGCCTCGATCTCGCGTTCGATCTCGGACGCCGCGATCGTCCGGGCCGGCCGCTCCGATTCCGTCCCGGGCTGATGGACATGGGCGGGGCCGCGGACGACTCCGGCTCCGGCCGGTTGGCCTAGGAAGTAGGCGCTTCGGCCCCGAGCCAGGAACCAGGGTACACCCGGACCGGAGGGAGGCGGCGCCTCCTCGACCGCCGCCTCGTCGCGCGGCAGGTCTTCCAGGATGAGCTTGCGCAGGGCGGCCGCCGCGGCTTCGGCGTTCGGGCCCGTCACGCGGATTCGGCAGGGATCCTCGAACAAGGTGTCGGATCCGATCAGCGCCAAGACGCTTTTGGCGTCGGCCGAGCCGCCCGTCCTGAGGTTGTCCCAGCGGACTTCGGCTGCGAACCCGGCCGCAAGGTCTTGGATTCGGGACGCCGGCCTGGCGTGCAGGCCCTGGGGCAAGGGGAAGCTGAATTCCAGATCAGAGGCCAAGTTCGCCCTTGACCCGGGTCAGGACCGCCTCGGCGCTCTTGATGGCGTCCTGGACGGGGATCTCGAAGATCTTCTTGCCGGCGAAGCGCTCCTTCCGGAGCACGGGGATGCCGACGGCGAAGATCACGGCATCGGCCGCGGCGACGTCGGCCGGGGTCAGCTCGTTTTCGATGCCCATGGCGCCTTGGGTCTCGACCTTGATCGACAGGCCCATCTTGCGCCCGGCTTTCTCCAAGCGCTCGGCCGCCATGTAAGTATGAGCGATTCCGGTCGGGCAGGCGGTGACGGCGACGAGAGTCATGGCGGCTCCTTTATTGCTGTTCGGCGGGGCGCTTGGCCCGTTTGCGGAAAATATTCGAAAGGATGGCGACGGTGAGCGATCCGGCGACGATGGCCAGGATGTAGGGTAGCGGGTGGTCGACGACGGGCAGGACGATCGGACCGCCGTGCGGGGCGTGGTCGCCGACACCACCGAGCATGGCGATCACGGCGCCGACACTCGATCCGGCCATGATGACGGGGATGACCCGGAGCGGCTCGGCCGCTGCGAACGGGATGGCCCCCTCGGTGATGCCGATGGCTCCCATAGCCAGGGCGGCCAGACCGGCTTCGCGCTCCTCCTCCGACCATAGACTGCGCTTGAGGAGGGTGGCCAGTCCCAATCCGAGCGGGGGAATGCAGATAGCCGCGGCGCAGGCGCCCATGACCGAAAAATTGCCGCGCTGGATCATGGCCGCGCCGAAAAAGAAGGCCACCTTGTTGACCGGGCCGCCCATGTCGAAGGCGATCATCGAGCCCAGGATGACGCCGAGCAGGATCTGGTTGCCCGAGTTCATCATCTCCAGCCAGCGCTGGATGGTCGCCATCAGATCGCTGATCGGGGCTCCGACGACCTTGAACATGACGAAGCCGACGACGAGCGAGGACAGCGCCGGGATGATCAGGATGGGCATGATCGGCCGCAGGTAGCGGGGCGGCTTGAGCTTCTTGATGGCGAAGACCAGGCCCCCGGCCAGGAGGCCGGAGACGATCCCGCCCAGGAAGCCGGCCCCGACCTGTCCGGCGATGTAGCCGCCGACGAAGCCCGGGACGAGGCCGGGTCGGTCGGCGATGCCGAAGGCGATGTAGCCGGACAGGACCGGGATCAGGAAAGCGAAGGCGGCCGAGCCGATGTCGTTGATCAGCTTCAGGAACGGCGCCTGGGAGAAATCCGGCCCCTGGCCCGTCATCGGGGCCAGCGCGATGGACAGGGCGATCAGGATGCCGCCGCTGGCCACGAAGGGGATGGCGTAGGAGACGCCGGACAGGAGATATTTTTTAAAACGATCGGTGTTCATGGCGCGCCGGAATTTTAGTGCTTTTGGGCCGCTTTGACAACCGTCCGCGCGGCGCTCAACGGACGATGGTCAGGAACCGGCCCAGCCGGATGGTGGGAAAGGGGCGCTCGATATTGCGGAGGCGGCCGGTAGCCGAAGTTTTCCGGTCGGGATCGCGGGCCACCTCAAACGAGAAATAAATCAGCCAGGGCTTGCCCTTGAGGTTCGCGACGGGGACCGTCCCCCAGAAGCGGCTGTCGTCGCTGTCGTCCCGGTTGTCGCCCATCACGAAGACGGTCCCGGCTGGAACCGTGATCGGGCCGAAATTGTCCCTCCGCAGAAGGCCGTCGCTGACCAGGTTCTCGCGGGTATAAATGAACGGGTCGGCGTGGAAGACATAAGGTTCAGCCAGGGGGATGTCGTTGATCAAAACGTCCTTGTTGACGATCTCCAGGCGTTCATCCGCCAGGCCGATGATTCTTTTGACCAGGTCCCGCCGGAGATCCTGGGGG from Candidatus Aminicenantes bacterium includes the following:
- the ptsP gene encoding phosphoenolpyruvate--protein phosphotransferase, whose protein sequence is MASDLEFSFPLPQGLHARPASRIQDLAAGFAAEVRWDNLRTGGSADAKSVLALIGSDTLFEDPCRIRVTGPNAEAAAAALRKLILEDLPRDEAAVEEAPPPSGPGVPWFLARGRSAYFLGQPAGAGVVRGPAHVHQPGTESERPARTIAASEIEREIEAYRAAVRASAEAMGQRRDAEPDATAKAVLNAHLAILKDRAFAAEAERLIAVDHWDAPSAATAAGRTFRERLGAGRSRYLRERMADIADVTAVLVGRLDAHAPASDSIRLSGPAVLVADDLAPSQFLGIDRDRLLGLVLENAGSTSHTLIMARARGVPAVAGCPGLARLIRTGEEVVVDGNRGLVVPSPDTAAMRYFDREAAAEADSSARRRELAKLPGRTIDGHRVEIAANIGHPEELASAWGLGAEGVGLFRTEMLLLGRTEAPGEDEQYEIYARAARESGGRPIIVRTFDIGGDKPLPYLPLPVEKNPFLGLRGVRVYERFADLIGAQLRALLRAAVHGPLKIMVPMIGTLDELVRFRAMVREAADRLAAASIPHRAAIEVGMMVEVPSAALFIDRFSDEADFFSVGSNDLLQYVFAADRGNPDVRNLGRPLDPAFLRLLETIVRAAKARGRWVGLCGEMAGSPRHLPLLVGLGFDELSLTAGRIPDLKAGLVRLDFEACRRLTEAALRAAKPEEVEAALDEFGRTDAPASLTEPGLIRLESDARSKDEAVQELGSLMESAGRVDRRAELEEALRRREDTSSTSIGFGVAIPHGKTPYVHSPCMAVLRFAAPFLWEADDEQPVDLAVMLAIPSGRGAEEHLKLLARLSRRLMHEEFRDALRSAPDRDAIVRLIGEAVEG
- a CDS encoding PTS fructose transporter subunit IIB, producing MTLVAVTACPTGIAHTYMAAERLEKAGRKMGLSIKVETQGAMGIENELTPADVAAADAVIFAVGIPVLRKERFAGKKIFEIPVQDAIKSAEAVLTRVKGELGL
- a CDS encoding PTS fructose transporter subunit IIC; translated protein: MNTDRFKKYLLSGVSYAIPFVASGGILIALSIALAPMTGQGPDFSQAPFLKLINDIGSAAFAFLIPVLSGYIAFGIADRPGLVPGFVGGYIAGQVGAGFLGGIVSGLLAGGLVFAIKKLKPPRYLRPIMPILIIPALSSLVVGFVMFKVVGAPISDLMATIQRWLEMMNSGNQILLGVILGSMIAFDMGGPVNKVAFFFGAAMIQRGNFSVMGACAAAICIPPLGLGLATLLKRSLWSEEEREAGLAALAMGAIGITEGAIPFAAAEPLRVIPVIMAGSSVGAVIAMLGGVGDHAPHGGPIVLPVVDHPLPYILAIVAGSLTVAILSNIFRKRAKRPAEQQ
- the lepB gene encoding signal peptidase I, whose translation is MPPIKEIAARLSAPVTITLRGALNAIILLAIYVFFGTTFVVQAFRITSGSLEPTLLVGDYVLVNRMIYENAPSPIDRLLLPRRPIRRGDLVVFKDPQDLRRDLVKRIIGLADERLEIVNKDVLINDIPLAEPYVFHADPFIYTRENLVSDGLLRRDNFGPITVPAGTVFVMGDNRDDSDDSRFWGTVPVANLKGKPWLIYFSFEVARDPDRKTSATGRLRNIERPFPTIRLGRFLTIVR